The following proteins are co-located in the Carassius gibelio isolate Cgi1373 ecotype wild population from Czech Republic chromosome A9, carGib1.2-hapl.c, whole genome shotgun sequence genome:
- the LOC128019432 gene encoding uncharacterized protein LOC128019432 isoform X1, translating into MFHCQFKNLKDVCKYFRNHWETIGHLWSNFGRCYKHGDSDTNNLIERFFHRLKYQFLCGIRNRRLDHLIAVLLNKTDKYFNIIQDLQSVGRVSNPLKCKMEEIKQSAERMLENGWAMKITIASKETYVYNVPSENNPHIVYCVCPAEQFCSCEAGKRAHTCKHLFLLSLLTCCGPENFPDMDTQLQAHANNLIRTNKYSITAKPQKTIEVESLFGRAASKPCIVTSICDCCTFSYHKKCACLLLAKGLLNEVIETKSRSSMNNSVEPIQNEIENESAYEDMRRTTIRKLESVLKILQTWERIPEDIAHKVNELEVQTKEESMNINGFGRLCDADMSRKIHLLFATRKRKTDRETNSKTRTSVTSSFPVKSRRKRRANSGPKK; encoded by the exons ATGTTTCACTGCCAGTTTAAGAACTTAAAAGATGTCTGCAAGTACTTCAGGAACCACTGGGAGACAATTGGTCATCTGTGGTCTAACTTCGGAAGATGTTATAAGCATGGAGACTCTGACACAAACAATCTAATAGAAcg TTTCTTCCACCGTTTAAAATACCAATTCCTCTGTGGCATCCGCAATCGTAGATTGGATCATTTGATTGCTGTGCTGCTGAACAAGACTGACAAGTACTTCAATATAATACAGGATTTGCAGTCTGTTGGGAGGGTCAGTAACCCTTTGAAATGCAAAATGGAAGAAATAAAGCAATCTGCTGAGAGGATGCTAGAGAATGGATGGGCCATGAAAATTACCATAGCTTCAAAAGAAACATATGTATACAATGTTCCATCTGAGAATAATCCACATATAGTTTACTGTGTGTGTCCTGCAGAACAGTTCTGCAGTTGTGAAGCTGGTAAAAGGGCACATACGTGTAAGCATCTCTTTTTATTAAGTCTTCTCACTTGCTGTGGTCCTGAGAATTTTCCAGACATGGACACACAACTGCAGGCCCATGCCAATAACTTGATTCGAACAAATAAGTATAGCATTACTGCAAAGCCTCAAAAAACAATAGAGGTTGAAAGCTTATTTGGAAGAGCAGCATCAAAACCGTGTATTGTGACAAGTATATGTGACTGCTGTACTTTCTCATACCATAAAAAATGTGCTTGTCTACTGCTTGCGAAGGGACTTTTGAATGAGGTGATTGAGACAAAATCAAGAAGTTCTATGAACAATTCAGTAGAGCCGATACAAAATGAAATTGAGAATGAAAGTGCATATGAAGATATGCGTCGTACAACTATCAGGAAACTGGAAAGCGTACTGAAGATTCTACAGACATGGGAGAGAATTCCAGAGGATATTGCCCATAAAGTGAATGAACTAGAAGTGCAAACAAAAGAAGAAAGTATGAACATTAATGGATTTGGGAGACTTTGTGATGCAGACATGTCACGTAAAATACATCTACTGTTTgcaacaagaaaaagaaagacagacagagaaacaaactCAAAAACAAGGACATCTGTCACATCAAGTTTTCCTGTTAAGTCAAGAAGAAAACGCAGAGCAAACAGTGGGCcaaaaaagtaa
- the LOC128019432 gene encoding uncharacterized protein LOC128019432 isoform X2, producing MEEFIKTTVYKEERFKGNKKETDITVHVLEKDLDACAFIQQRLTTINTSKDANFRTVNSASLQNQKNGYFLFSCKRSGACTQQSQRAKGCKAYVSFKKRTDWLNKLVIVERLYTIHSGHDPSSSSEGHLENISQELVKHIQDLISLVVKPDTILLKSHEWSKEQGHTDLNNRAYFVTPKDIENIRTCMMRKNQQHKDDATSTSRLLEGPFKDYVIFYQPYSPQTDLVIVLQTLSMRDNLQEYGRDIVFMDATHGVNQYGFPLFTLLVRDSHGHGIPVTYIILGNEKQETLHLALEELKPTFPVPPRNMNLIRNLRCFTASLRT from the exons ATGGAGGAATTCATAAAAACAACGGTCTACAAAGAGGAGCGCTTTAAAGGAAACAAAAAAGAGACTGATATAACAGTCCATGTTTTAGAAAAGGATTTAGATGCCTGTGCATTTATACAGCAAAGACTCACTACCATAAACACCTCCAAAGATGCCAACTTCAGGACTGTGAATTCTGCAAGTTTGCAAAATCAAAAAAATGGATATTTCTTGTTTTCATGCAAACGGTCTGGAGCATGCACGCAACAAAGTCAACGTGCCAAAGGATGCAAGGCCTATGTTTCCTTTAAAAAGAGGACAGACTGGCTCAACAAACTGGTTATAGTCGAAAGGCTTTACACCATTCATTCAGGACATGACCCATCAAGTTCTTCTGAGGGCCACTTAGAAAACATTAGTCAAGAGCTAGTCAAGCATATTCAGGATTTAATATCTCTTGTTGTTAAACCAGACACAATTCTCCTAAAATCACATGAGTGGTCAAAAGAACAAGGACATACTGATCTCAACAACCGAGCTTATTTTGTTACCCCAAAAGATATTGAAAATATTCGCACATGTATGATGCGAAAAAATCAGCAACACAAAGATGATGCCACTAGTACCTCACGCCTTCTGGAGGGCCCTTTTAAAGACTATGTTATTTTTTATCAGCCTTATAGTCCTCAAACAGATCTTGTCATAGTTCTGCAAACACTGTCCATGAGAGACAACCTTCAAGAATATGGAAGAGATATTGTTTTTATGGATGCGACACATGGTGTCAACCAGTACGGTTTTCCTTTATTTACATTACTTGTCAGGGACAGTCATGGTCATGGAATCCCTGTTACCTATATCATCTTGGGGAATGAAAAGCAAGAGACACTTCATTTGGCACTGGAAGAACTGAAACCAACATTTCCTGTACCTCCGAG GAACATGAATTTAATAAGAAATCTGAGATGTTTCACTGCCAGTTTAAGAACTTAA